Proteins encoded together in one Spirochaetota bacterium window:
- a CDS encoding DUF1501 domain-containing protein: MKTLQKYKEYGNVTRRQMLRMMGAGALGAVGASLTGGKLFGQQPKAKAKSVIQIWMWGGPAHVDTFDPKPDAGYDICGPFNKAIPTNVPGIQFGEFIPKLAQRADKLAVIRSLTHKNNGHETASYMVQTGRMPGGSLVFPCTGAVTALKKGYDAGYKGLIPPYIVLTRLQGRFSEAGFLGQRYKPFATGGNPNDARFTVEGVVSRDLTTERQQSRRELLGKLDTFGKNLAGLPEITHVNNCENEAWELILGSAGKVFDLNQESKDLRDKYGMNTFGQSCLAARRLVEIGVPYITINYEGWDTHKQHFQIMRTKLPQMDNAMSALLDDLSQRGLLDSTIVWWGGEFGRTPRVQWEAPWNGGRNHFGNVFSSVVAGGGFKGGQVIGSTDATGEEVRDRPVYPWDFIGTMYSQLGIDPEGTMMHPSGYDVRITPGPEEKLPSGGRLTEIV; this comes from the coding sequence ATCGCTTACCGGAGGAAAGCTTTTCGGTCAGCAGCCGAAGGCGAAGGCGAAATCGGTCATACAGATATGGATGTGGGGAGGACCGGCGCATGTCGATACGTTCGATCCGAAACCGGACGCCGGATACGATATATGCGGGCCTTTCAACAAGGCTATTCCGACGAATGTTCCGGGGATACAGTTCGGTGAATTCATACCCAAACTCGCACAGCGTGCCGATAAGCTGGCGGTCATTCGGAGCCTCACGCATAAGAACAACGGACATGAAACCGCGTCGTACATGGTGCAGACCGGGCGTATGCCGGGCGGTTCGCTGGTATTCCCCTGTACGGGTGCGGTGACCGCGCTGAAGAAGGGTTACGATGCCGGCTACAAAGGGCTCATACCGCCGTATATTGTATTGACGCGGCTGCAGGGGCGTTTTTCCGAGGCCGGCTTCCTCGGGCAGCGGTATAAGCCGTTCGCCACCGGCGGAAATCCGAATGATGCGCGCTTTACCGTTGAGGGTGTCGTGTCGCGCGATCTGACAACGGAGCGGCAGCAGAGCCGCCGGGAACTTCTCGGCAAGCTCGATACGTTCGGAAAGAATCTCGCAGGTCTTCCCGAGATAACGCATGTCAACAACTGCGAGAACGAGGCGTGGGAGCTTATCCTCGGTTCGGCCGGGAAGGTATTCGATCTCAATCAGGAGTCCAAAGATCTTCGCGATAAGTACGGCATGAACACGTTCGGTCAATCCTGTCTTGCGGCGCGGCGGCTTGTCGAGATCGGCGTGCCGTATATCACCATCAATTATGAGGGATGGGACACGCATAAGCAGCATTTTCAGATAATGCGGACGAAGCTTCCGCAGATGGATAATGCCATGTCGGCGCTCCTCGATGACCTTTCGCAGCGCGGTCTTCTTGACAGCACGATAGTGTGGTGGGGCGGCGAATTCGGCCGCACACCGCGTGTGCAGTGGGAAGCCCCCTGGAACGGCGGGCGCAATCACTTCGGCAATGTGTTCTCATCCGTGGTCGCCGGCGGCGGGTTCAAGGGCGGGCAGGTGATCGGTTCCACGGACGCGACCGGCGAGGAAGTGCGCGATCGCCCGGTATATCCGTGGGATTTCATCGGTACGATGTATTCGCAGCTCGGCATTGACCCGGAGGGGACGATGATGCACCCCTCAGGATACGATGTCCGCATCACGCCGGGTCCCGAGGAAAAACTCCCTTCCGGCGGCAGGTTGACGGAGATCGTCTGA